From the Candidatus Brocadia sp. genome, one window contains:
- a CDS encoding PIN domain-containing protein: protein MWERGLLRVESSKKVVIDTNLLVRYLINDDQKKAEAVDNLLDRAAKGDVRIIVPSVVIAELVWVLESFYQLKADAILELVEAITNTSGLDVTDKSTIISALRLYKSKNIDFIDAWIIEFAKERGVKTICTFDKKHFRDIEGIEVIIL, encoded by the coding sequence ATGTGGGAAAGAGGGTTACTCAGGGTGGAAAGCAGTAAAAAGGTTGTTATAGATACCAATTTGCTTGTTCGCTATCTGATCAACGATGATCAGAAAAAAGCGGAAGCTGTTGATAACCTTTTGGACAGGGCTGCTAAAGGTGATGTGAGGATTATTGTTCCGTCTGTGGTGATCGCTGAACTTGTGTGGGTGTTAGAGAGTTTTTATCAACTGAAGGCGGATGCTATCCTTGAACTTGTCGAGGCTATAACAAACACATCAGGACTTGATGTCACGGATAAATCAACGATAATTTCTGCTTTAAGACTTTACAAGAGTAAAAATATAGATTTTATAGATGCATGGATTATAGAATTTGCAAAAGAACGAGGTGTTAAGACCATATGCACCTTTGATAAAAAACACTTCAGGGATATAGAGGGAATCGAGGTAATTATTTTATAG
- a CDS encoding AbrB/MazE/SpoVT family DNA-binding domain-containing protein — MTNKIVGITIFVRTNILVRRMIIMILTSKITSKGQITLPKEVRKLLNVQEGNVVLFEKENDKIVIKPARTLRDFKGLLKNINTEENYDEIRKKTKKYVGKRVTQGGKQ; from the coding sequence TTGACTAATAAAATTGTAGGTATTACAATTTTCGTAAGGACAAATATTTTAGTAAGGAGAATGATAATTATGATACTGACATCAAAAATCACCTCGAAAGGTCAAATTACTTTACCAAAGGAAGTAAGGAAACTTTTAAATGTACAGGAAGGAAATGTTGTCCTCTTTGAAAAGGAAAACGATAAAATTGTAATCAAACCAGCCAGAACCCTTCGTGATTTTAAAGGTTTATTAAAAAATATAAATACGGAAGAGAACTACGACGAGATAAGAAAAAAAACTAAAAAGTATGTGGGAAAGAGGGTTACTCAGGGTGGAAAGCAGTAA